One genomic window of Chlamydiales bacterium STE3 includes the following:
- a CDS encoding putative ABC transporter ATP-binding protein wzt (Product derived from UniProtKB/Trembl:Q6MEU4;Gene name derived from UniProtKB/Trembl:Q6MEU4) produces the protein MARIIEVRNLSKKYLIYHELQSAYSTLVETLSYGTKRLLKRINPFAKNPLPPLKACEEFWALKDVNIEIEDGDRIGIIGKNGAGKSTFLKIISRIIEPTSGWLKINGRVASLLEVGTGFHPELTGRENIFLNGAILGMKKSEIKKKFDEIVAFSEIEQFLDTPVKRYSSGMYTRLGFAVAAHLDPDILIIDEVLAVGDIQFQEKCFKKINELGKSIRTVLFVSHNLPVIASLCNKGVLFEKGKIKTHGAIDKCVNEYLCTHRTIGSLWEGNLGDDFLRIYKAYLTPSDLSKNFYSAGEMASITLEYEVIKSLPDFALGFCIFNSRGQLLARSFVGDEAKIFNQFSTLGKHRLSYSFPVNFFRDDEYYIYVFYGRFGKENMLGDQIGLKLPVYSPNMTTNYSMRNALIDGVFLGADWVLE, from the coding sequence ATGGCACGCATTATCGAAGTTCGAAATCTCTCAAAAAAATACCTTATTTACCATGAATTGCAAAGTGCTTATTCCACGCTTGTAGAAACGTTATCCTATGGAACGAAAAGGTTACTTAAAAGAATCAATCCCTTTGCTAAAAACCCCCTTCCCCCTCTCAAAGCATGTGAAGAATTCTGGGCTTTGAAAGATGTGAATATTGAAATCGAAGATGGCGACCGTATCGGTATCATTGGGAAAAATGGTGCTGGGAAATCCACTTTTTTAAAGATTATTTCTAGAATTATTGAACCCACGTCGGGTTGGTTAAAAATCAATGGGCGTGTAGCAAGCCTATTAGAGGTTGGTACAGGGTTTCACCCCGAGTTAACAGGGAGGGAAAATATCTTCCTCAATGGCGCGATTTTAGGAATGAAAAAAAGCGAAATTAAAAAAAAGTTTGACGAAATCGTTGCTTTTTCAGAAATTGAGCAGTTTCTAGATACGCCTGTAAAGCGTTATTCCAGCGGAATGTACACACGTCTAGGATTTGCAGTTGCCGCCCACCTAGACCCTGACATTTTAATTATTGATGAAGTGCTTGCCGTTGGAGATATTCAGTTTCAAGAAAAATGCTTTAAAAAAATTAATGAGCTTGGGAAATCTATCCGCACGGTTCTTTTTGTCAGCCATAATCTACCTGTGATCGCAAGCCTTTGTAACAAGGGTGTGCTTTTTGAAAAGGGAAAAATAAAAACGCATGGGGCTATCGATAAGTGTGTCAATGAATACCTTTGCACACACCGTACAATCGGTTCTCTTTGGGAAGGAAACCTAGGAGATGATTTCTTAAGGATTTATAAAGCGTATCTTACCCCTTCAGATCTTTCCAAAAATTTCTATAGCGCAGGTGAGATGGCTTCAATTACCTTAGAGTATGAAGTGATCAAGTCCCTTCCAGACTTTGCTCTGGGCTTTTGTATTTTTAATTCAAGAGGGCAACTCCTTGCTCGTTCTTTTGTAGGAGATGAAGCAAAAATATTTAATCAATTCTCAACACTAGGAAAACACCGCCTCTCTTACTCCTTTCCAGTAAATTTCTTTAGGGATGATGAATACTACATCTATGTTTTTTATGGGCGATTTGGCAAAGAAAACATGCTTGGTGATCAGATTGGACTTAAACTACCCGTTTACTCCCCAAATATGACGACGAATTACTCAATGCGCAATGCCTTAATCGATGGAGTCTTTCTCGGTGCGGATTGGGTGTTGGAATAG
- a CDS encoding hypothetical protein (Product derived from UniProtKB/Trembl:Q6MCR9) gives MAKIVLWCNDVIGKKMAGPAIRYWEFAKALSKHHEVILLAKNGEQDFEAPFKILKNSLRHLRRVLPSSVALITQDVPPMMAFLAKLQGVRIILDAYDPVVLENLEIFKERSAFQRNYHYDAISTSQLFSFRMADFIICANERQRDLWLGLLMGLRLLTPQTYSSDCTLRFKLDVVPFGLPTTPPCSSGVGLRQKYGLDKKAKVLLWGGGIWNWFDPLTLIEALHLVLAERQDVYLVFMGIKHPNPTVPEMKMAHAALELAKKLDLFDKHVFFNFDWTPYEERQNFLLDADIGVSTHLNHLETAFSFRTRILDYIWAKLPMVSSEGDYFSELIKEKALGEVVPCQNVQALAHAIQNLLQSENSAGIKQRLEVLQKEMFWEKIIAPIEVAVERFLNEKKPTLSFSNLKEILKAFLKMRGPEKVFKKALSLLRS, from the coding sequence ATGGCAAAAATTGTTTTATGGTGTAACGATGTCATCGGTAAAAAAATGGCCGGACCTGCCATTCGTTACTGGGAATTTGCAAAAGCTTTATCCAAACACCACGAAGTCATCCTCTTAGCAAAAAATGGAGAGCAGGACTTCGAAGCCCCTTTTAAAATCTTAAAAAATAGCCTTCGTCATTTGCGTCGCGTATTGCCCTCTTCAGTCGCTTTGATCACTCAAGACGTGCCTCCGATGATGGCTTTCCTTGCAAAATTGCAGGGTGTTCGGATAATTCTAGACGCCTACGATCCTGTTGTCTTGGAAAACTTAGAAATTTTTAAAGAGAGGAGCGCCTTTCAAAGAAATTATCATTATGATGCGATTTCTACAAGCCAGCTTTTTTCATTTCGCATGGCAGATTTTATTATTTGTGCCAATGAACGCCAACGAGACCTATGGCTCGGGTTATTAATGGGATTGCGTTTGCTGACTCCTCAAACCTACTCTAGTGATTGTACTCTTCGTTTTAAGCTAGATGTTGTTCCCTTTGGCCTGCCCACCACGCCTCCTTGCTCTTCAGGCGTTGGCTTAAGGCAAAAATATGGCCTAGATAAAAAAGCAAAGGTTCTTTTATGGGGGGGAGGCATTTGGAACTGGTTTGATCCGCTTACTCTTATAGAAGCCCTCCATCTTGTTTTAGCGGAGAGGCAAGATGTTTACCTCGTCTTCATGGGTATCAAGCATCCTAACCCTACCGTACCTGAAATGAAAATGGCACATGCTGCTTTAGAATTGGCAAAAAAATTGGATCTTTTCGATAAACATGTTTTCTTTAACTTCGACTGGACTCCCTACGAAGAGCGCCAAAATTTTTTGCTCGACGCAGACATTGGAGTTTCCACCCATTTGAACCACTTAGAGACAGCCTTTTCTTTTAGAACACGTATTTTAGATTACATCTGGGCAAAGCTGCCGATGGTTTCTTCTGAAGGGGACTATTTTTCCGAACTGATTAAAGAAAAGGCTCTTGGGGAAGTTGTTCCCTGTCAAAATGTTCAGGCATTGGCACATGCGATACAAAATCTCCTTCAATCTGAAAATAGCGCAGGCATTAAGCAGCGCTTAGAAGTACTTCAAAAAGAGATGTTTTGGGAAAAAATTATTGCTCCAATCGAAGTTGCAGTTGAAAGGTTTCTCAACGAAAAGAAACCCACCCTCTCTTTTTCTAATCTGAAAGAAATCCTAAAGGCGTTTTTAAAAATGCGCGGTCCTGAAAAAGTCTTTAAAAAAGCCCTTTCTCTCCTACGGTCTTAA
- a CDS encoding hypothetical protein (Product derived from UniProtKB/Trembl:Q6MDS1): MSEIPLVSVIFPIERWDFLSQKALSSLKNQTYQAIEIIPVWCGSEKIGSEVLNCFPTGLHTAEESSIYEGMNLGIAQAKGSFVTFLTQTNCYAHDRIAKCVERLQLEEAECVFTQVHGIDEVDQTLPRDHFFWKWRQDWEFQSDLLPTVGFKLLNEMAPVSIGNVVFAKRLIDEVGSFTSSPYAAYDYLLRALLIAEPIFLKETLFYYRFLGRDKQISPEPFLIKGEVGSSMRKDYLLRLVSPPQNKLAPCHHYWPMIFSSFRIGQEMDAEMGQQLQEITLKGANDSETFTQKKKSRLGKVSLLIHDLSLSGAPRVAADLALALKENGYEPNVISFADGPLRAFFERHDIPISFISSRTRYWFFQKKFKKAALLLSMAWQMFKQSGQTTIAVASLTWPALFIATLAFPFRKFVWYLHDSYAPEGIIVDGLPFRLFQKCLARRNLRFWFGSNATRLIWENAEVQGKVVYWSGIPKNETPTVKKEALKAILSVGAGYPRKGAHFLLEAFLHCAKEKWIPDDVTLTIVGFSDSLQDLKDFVSDMIYKVHASAFAERIKLVKSIDEAQLDRLYDQCDLYVQPSFLECLPLAMLKAMSKGLPVITTHVDGCNEAIKDGENGFTCPPRNSLLLAKKLAEAVNQPQEAQRLGAAAKSTFNEKFSLEATKSHFFSALTEEEDQGAYTTCVTHNLDKKSMPLSELV, translated from the coding sequence ATGTCAGAAATACCTTTAGTTTCCGTAATCTTTCCTATAGAGCGATGGGATTTTTTATCGCAAAAGGCTTTATCTTCCTTAAAAAATCAGACCTATCAAGCCATCGAAATTATTCCCGTATGGTGTGGATCTGAAAAGATAGGCAGTGAGGTGTTAAATTGCTTCCCGACAGGCCTGCATACAGCAGAAGAATCTTCGATTTATGAAGGCATGAATCTGGGGATAGCACAGGCTAAAGGCTCTTTTGTTACTTTCTTAACCCAAACGAATTGCTATGCTCATGATCGCATAGCAAAATGCGTAGAAAGGTTGCAGCTAGAAGAAGCAGAATGTGTCTTTACCCAAGTCCATGGGATTGATGAGGTAGATCAAACCCTGCCGCGCGACCATTTTTTCTGGAAATGGCGACAAGATTGGGAATTTCAGTCTGATTTACTTCCTACGGTGGGCTTTAAACTTCTAAATGAAATGGCTCCTGTCTCTATCGGTAACGTTGTTTTTGCAAAAAGACTAATAGATGAGGTGGGTTCTTTTACTTCCAGTCCCTATGCTGCATATGACTACCTGTTAAGAGCTCTCCTTATCGCTGAACCTATTTTTTTAAAAGAAACTCTTTTTTATTATCGTTTTTTGGGACGAGACAAACAGATCTCACCAGAGCCTTTTTTAATAAAGGGTGAGGTAGGTTCATCGATGCGCAAAGATTATTTGCTGCGGCTAGTCTCTCCTCCTCAAAATAAGCTGGCTCCTTGTCATCATTATTGGCCGATGATATTTTCCTCATTTCGTATCGGTCAAGAAATGGACGCAGAGATGGGCCAACAACTCCAAGAGATTACCTTAAAGGGAGCGAATGATAGTGAAACATTTACACAAAAGAAAAAAAGTCGTCTAGGCAAAGTCTCTCTACTCATTCACGATCTTTCCCTGTCTGGAGCCCCGAGAGTTGCGGCTGATCTTGCTCTAGCTCTTAAAGAAAATGGCTACGAGCCTAATGTCATTTCTTTTGCCGATGGGCCCTTAAGAGCTTTTTTTGAAAGGCATGACATCCCTATTTCTTTTATTTCTTCTAGGACACGCTACTGGTTTTTTCAAAAAAAATTTAAAAAAGCTGCTCTCTTGTTATCCATGGCCTGGCAGATGTTTAAGCAATCAGGGCAAACGACGATAGCTGTTGCTTCACTGACTTGGCCGGCTTTATTTATTGCCACGCTTGCCTTTCCTTTCCGTAAATTTGTTTGGTATTTGCATGACTCCTATGCCCCAGAAGGAATTATTGTTGATGGTTTACCATTTAGATTATTCCAGAAATGTTTGGCACGTCGCAATTTGCGTTTTTGGTTTGGATCGAATGCGACGCGATTGATCTGGGAAAATGCGGAAGTGCAGGGGAAGGTTGTTTATTGGAGTGGCATTCCTAAAAATGAAACGCCAACAGTAAAAAAAGAAGCCTTAAAGGCGATTCTTTCTGTTGGTGCTGGATACCCAAGAAAGGGAGCGCATTTTCTATTGGAAGCTTTCCTTCATTGTGCCAAAGAAAAATGGATTCCTGATGATGTCACTCTTACGATTGTCGGATTTTCTGACTCTCTTCAAGATCTAAAAGACTTTGTGAGTGATATGATTTATAAAGTTCATGCATCAGCTTTTGCAGAGCGTATTAAACTTGTTAAATCTATAGATGAGGCTCAGTTGGACCGCTTATATGATCAATGTGATCTTTATGTACAACCCTCTTTTCTTGAATGTCTGCCTCTAGCAATGCTAAAAGCAATGTCGAAAGGCCTTCCGGTGATTACAACCCATGTAGATGGTTGCAATGAAGCGATTAAAGACGGGGAAAATGGCTTTACCTGTCCGCCTCGGAACAGCCTTCTCTTAGCTAAAAAGTTGGCTGAGGCCGTGAATCAACCTCAAGAAGCACAAAGGCTTGGTGCTGCTGCTAAGAGTACTTTCAATGAAAAATTTTCATTAGAAGCAACTAAGTCACACTTTTTCTCTGCTTTGACAGAAGAAGAAGATCAAGGCGCCTACACCACCTGCGTCACTCATAATTTAGATAAAAAATCGATGCCCTTAAGCGAGCTTGTTTGA
- a CDS encoding putative dTDP-glucose 4,6-dehydratase, rfbB (Product derived from UniProtKB/Trembl:Q6MDS0;Gene name derived from UniProtKB/Trembl:Q6MDS0), giving the protein MIGLTGATGFIGSYIVPSLSYAKRVLVRNTMPRVNLMAGDEVFVGDLCHKEQMHSFVQNCPFLLHLACNSNPLFSSGRLIADLESNLLPTIQLFETYAVQNPNGHIIFASTGGNMYEDLHSSAPKNEEDLPHPRSGYSVHKLAAEHYLRLIASSYGIKATILRLSNPYGAIVDNKRRQGLIGVAFAKLLSNEPLLVYDSIKTLRDYIHLEDVVRFLRCIIEQSSRNNNIEIYNVSSGVGLSIAQVIHEVECVTGKKLKVEYTQEGTKMTPSCSILSWQKAFQDLGWRPTINFNDGLKMMLQLSEKLQHL; this is encoded by the coding sequence ATGATTGGATTAACGGGTGCAACGGGATTCATCGGCAGCTACATCGTGCCAAGCCTCTCCTATGCAAAAAGGGTTTTAGTGAGAAACACCATGCCACGTGTGAATCTTATGGCTGGTGATGAAGTCTTTGTAGGGGACCTTTGCCATAAAGAGCAGATGCATAGTTTTGTCCAAAATTGCCCCTTTCTACTTCATCTCGCCTGTAATTCTAATCCTCTGTTTTCTTCCGGACGTTTGATTGCCGACCTTGAAAGTAATCTTCTTCCTACCATTCAGCTATTTGAAACCTATGCGGTCCAAAATCCGAATGGACACATCATTTTTGCAAGTACTGGTGGGAATATGTATGAAGATCTACACAGCTCGGCTCCTAAAAATGAAGAGGATCTCCCTCACCCAAGATCCGGCTACAGCGTGCACAAACTGGCGGCAGAACACTATCTTCGGTTAATTGCGTCGTCTTATGGAATAAAAGCGACAATCCTGCGTCTTAGCAATCCCTATGGAGCAATAGTAGATAATAAACGCAGGCAGGGATTAATTGGCGTGGCGTTTGCTAAACTGCTTAGCAATGAGCCATTGCTTGTCTACGATTCTATAAAAACGCTTCGGGACTACATTCACTTAGAAGATGTAGTTCGGTTCCTACGGTGCATTATTGAACAATCTTCCCGTAATAATAATATAGAAATTTACAATGTTTCATCCGGGGTGGGATTATCAATCGCACAGGTAATTCATGAGGTTGAATGCGTGACTGGTAAAAAATTAAAGGTTGAATACACCCAGGAAGGGACCAAAATGACACCCTCGTGTAGCATTCTAAGCTGGCAAAAAGCCTTTCAAGACCTGGGGTGGAGACCGACCATTAATTTTAATGATGGGCTTAAGATGATGCTCCAATTGTCTGAAAAACTTCAGCATCTTTAA
- a CDS encoding dTDP-4-dehydrorhamnose 3,5-epimerase (Product derived from UniProtKB/Swiss-Prot:Q9HU21;Gene name derived from UniProtKB/Swiss-Prot:Q9HU21;EC number derived from UniProtKB/Swiss-Prot:Q9HU21) yields the protein MPKWRITVDVITTKIPDIKVLEPKVFKDERGFFLESYNQRLIQDLLQIDEPFVQDNHSFSVKNVLRGLHYQIQNPQGKLVRVAHGEVYDVAIDLRAGSSTFGKWVGIYLSGENKKMIWIPPGFAHGFFVVSQNADVIYKVTNYYDASSDRSLRWDDPDLAIEWPNKKKPILSPKDLAGKYFKDAEVFQTIGASS from the coding sequence ATGCCTAAATGGAGAATAACTGTGGATGTCATTACTACTAAAATTCCGGACATAAAAGTTCTAGAGCCGAAAGTGTTTAAGGATGAGCGAGGCTTTTTTCTAGAAAGCTATAACCAGCGTCTTATCCAAGATCTGCTTCAAATCGATGAACCTTTTGTTCAGGACAATCATTCTTTTTCAGTGAAGAATGTCTTGCGTGGATTGCACTACCAGATTCAAAATCCTCAAGGAAAATTAGTGCGCGTAGCTCATGGAGAAGTTTATGACGTCGCTATTGATTTGCGAGCAGGCTCTTCAACTTTTGGCAAATGGGTAGGCATTTATCTTTCGGGAGAAAACAAAAAAATGATCTGGATTCCGCCTGGATTCGCTCATGGATTCTTTGTCGTCTCTCAGAATGCCGATGTGATCTACAAAGTTACTAACTACTACGATGCTTCTTCTGATCGCTCGTTAAGATGGGATGATCCCGATTTAGCTATCGAATGGCCGAATAAGAAAAAACCCATTCTTTCTCCTAAAGACTTGGCAGGAAAGTACTTTAAAGATGCTGAAGTTTTTCAGACAATTGGAGCATCATCTTAA
- a CDS encoding hypothetical protein (Product derived from UniProtKB/Trembl:Q6MDS1), whose amino-acid sequence MAIDNPLVSIIIPIYNHETYVEEALYSVFYQTYENLEIILIDDGSKDRSVSVVEAWLKQHSDQVKNRQWTFLKQKNQGAHHTINRGLHLATGDFLTILNSDDFYHLRRIELLVKKAEQEKGEFIFSRVHAVDQTGKSAPRGNWWWTWYERAMLQLALLPTIGFKLLQDNITVSTGNLFFSRRIFQEVGDFKDLKLAHDYDYVMRALALTEPLLVPQELYFYRLHADNTAPKVLHLIEQELCEIYRTYLSLTYAPPKNLLAPCQHYWPVTFSMHRQRLALDRSLSVYLDHRPKRHAEAALKEVRESSKGEAVTLITHDLAISGGPNLLCDLAIALKENGYAPSVLAFNEGPLREKLQKNNIPLNVLPFPYENMPTSKFKKAWLALKIAFALWKEKGQKVIGNTSLSWPAILVGARVFPKKQFFWYIHESCGPDAIIKGNMASKLLAKATASKKIQFWFGSKATRKIWDGFGITGQVAYWSGIGRKHPKEIEERPIQRILSVGSGEPRKGFHYLVDAFITLAKEKRIPETATLTLVGFSDRLADGQNLYSDLVLKVLHAGLKDRVNFLLKVDLQELEELYQRCDLYVQASTMECLPLSLLQAMSKCLPIITSDAYGCTEAIQDKVSGYVFPVRNPKILAKCIEEAIKNKEQSHQYAKKALELFNNRYAKEVNVAQLLERIAH is encoded by the coding sequence ATGGCCATCGACAACCCTTTAGTCTCAATTATTATCCCAATTTACAATCATGAGACATATGTTGAAGAAGCGCTATATTCTGTCTTTTATCAAACTTATGAAAATCTGGAAATCATTTTAATTGATGATGGCTCAAAAGATAGGAGCGTTTCTGTTGTTGAAGCTTGGCTAAAGCAACATTCCGACCAAGTAAAAAATCGTCAATGGACGTTTTTAAAACAGAAAAATCAAGGAGCGCACCATACCATAAACAGAGGTCTTCATCTCGCAACAGGCGATTTTTTAACCATTTTGAATTCGGATGACTTCTATCATTTAAGACGCATTGAGCTTTTAGTAAAAAAGGCTGAGCAAGAAAAGGGAGAATTCATTTTTAGCCGCGTCCATGCTGTTGATCAAACGGGAAAAAGCGCTCCCAGAGGTAACTGGTGGTGGACTTGGTACGAAAGAGCGATGCTCCAGCTTGCTTTGTTGCCGACGATAGGCTTCAAGCTTCTGCAAGATAATATCACCGTTTCAACGGGAAATCTGTTCTTCTCTCGACGAATTTTTCAGGAGGTTGGCGATTTTAAGGATTTAAAACTTGCTCACGATTATGACTATGTGATGCGGGCGCTCGCTTTAACAGAGCCTCTTTTAGTACCGCAAGAACTTTATTTTTATCGTCTGCACGCTGATAATACTGCACCTAAGGTTTTGCATTTAATCGAACAGGAACTTTGCGAAATTTATCGGACTTACTTGTCGCTTACATATGCTCCTCCTAAAAATCTATTAGCCCCATGCCAGCATTACTGGCCTGTCACCTTTTCAATGCATAGGCAAAGGTTAGCTCTGGACCGCTCTCTATCTGTCTATCTCGACCATCGTCCTAAACGACATGCCGAGGCCGCTTTAAAAGAAGTTCGGGAAAGTTCTAAGGGAGAAGCTGTAACTTTAATTACCCATGATCTTGCCATAAGCGGTGGCCCTAATCTTCTTTGTGATTTAGCGATCGCCCTTAAGGAAAATGGGTATGCACCAAGCGTCCTTGCCTTTAATGAGGGTCCACTAAGAGAAAAACTCCAAAAAAACAATATTCCTTTAAACGTTCTTCCCTTTCCCTACGAAAACATGCCAACTTCTAAGTTTAAAAAAGCCTGGCTTGCTTTAAAAATTGCGTTTGCTCTTTGGAAAGAGAAGGGGCAAAAAGTTATTGGTAATACTAGCCTTTCTTGGCCGGCTATTTTAGTCGGAGCTCGAGTGTTTCCTAAGAAGCAGTTTTTTTGGTATATCCATGAATCTTGCGGTCCAGACGCGATTATTAAAGGAAACATGGCAAGCAAGCTTTTGGCAAAAGCAACTGCGAGCAAAAAAATCCAGTTTTGGTTCGGTTCCAAGGCAACAAGAAAAATTTGGGATGGTTTTGGAATTACAGGCCAAGTCGCTTATTGGAGTGGAATTGGCAGAAAACATCCAAAAGAAATTGAAGAGCGTCCTATCCAACGCATTCTTTCAGTTGGTTCTGGAGAACCTCGGAAGGGATTCCATTACCTTGTGGATGCCTTTATTACTCTAGCAAAGGAAAAGCGCATTCCAGAAACTGCCACGCTAACTCTTGTGGGTTTTTCAGATCGCTTAGCGGATGGGCAAAATCTTTACAGCGATTTAGTTTTAAAGGTATTACATGCTGGATTAAAAGACCGAGTGAATTTTTTACTGAAGGTGGATCTGCAGGAGCTTGAAGAGCTTTACCAAAGATGCGACTTGTACGTTCAAGCTTCCACAATGGAATGTCTTCCCCTCTCTTTGCTTCAAGCTATGTCTAAATGCTTACCCATCATTACTTCAGATGCTTATGGCTGTACAGAAGCAATACAAGATAAGGTTTCAGGCTATGTTTTTCCTGTACGCAACCCTAAAATTTTAGCAAAGTGCATCGAGGAGGCGATTAAGAACAAAGAGCAGAGCCATCAGTACGCAAAAAAAGCATTGGAGCTCTTTAATAACAGGTATGCAAAAGAGGTAAATGTTGCGCAGCTGCTAGAGAGAATTGCTCATTAG
- a CDS encoding hypothetical protein (Product derived from UniProtKB/Trembl:Q6MCR8) → MKYLRRLASYFLKTLIIFVVLIRTVIFLLKGVWRGKLWQRFKKLVALIYSSLFQFQRALKNYEEEGLDDFFFNSPYNQKALLKIRHLAEGLHSLLPNAADFFYSFIVVVDHPTPENFKLFLQSAIEQSAPHKEILIGFKGRQQENVYAVYRKFSLEHPHLFSDFSFEESSSSSIANQLAEKAKGNYLILANEEGLMRPDMLYRYEQTVRLLQHKGHLIVYGKEARINKRGRVEDTTESTKLESLDLPYLFYNFYHGALLISKNLWQKLEGFDEAYEGAALYDLILRAGKEQCHFVKVPVLLSLIREDRLTEEKQLSDCQAAMHAFKTYLSNSGLSWQVSPGYFWGSLRAEPSLEILPHVHVIIPYKNQKDLTLNAIHHILRQKNVKVVVTAVDNRSEDLSIREEIRKLGCEVLAINEPFNYSRLNNLAVQYSQVGHECDLLFFMNNDVDLEENALLEMCRWIHQPRIGTVGCRLHYPDGLLQCGGVDINLEWPKRYTGWDILQKKLPFQDLDIQRILRISDGVNGASLLIRKALFLEIEGFDEIWYPIAHSDTNLSAKIKNKGLLNFYTPFAYGVHHETVTREVSFMEDYENSAWLDEQYFSAKSLIGA, encoded by the coding sequence ATGAAATACCTAAGACGATTGGCAAGCTATTTCCTAAAAACCTTAATTATTTTTGTTGTTTTGATACGCACTGTTATTTTCCTTCTAAAGGGTGTATGGAGAGGAAAACTTTGGCAGCGTTTTAAAAAACTGGTAGCTCTTATCTATTCTTCTCTATTTCAGTTTCAAAGGGCACTTAAAAATTATGAAGAAGAGGGTCTTGATGATTTTTTCTTTAACTCTCCTTACAATCAAAAAGCTTTGCTTAAAATTCGCCATTTAGCAGAAGGTCTCCACTCGCTACTCCCGAACGCAGCCGATTTTTTCTATTCTTTTATTGTTGTTGTAGACCATCCAACTCCAGAAAACTTTAAGCTTTTTTTACAGTCTGCAATTGAGCAGTCAGCTCCTCACAAAGAAATTTTAATTGGCTTCAAAGGGAGACAGCAAGAAAATGTTTATGCCGTTTACCGCAAATTTTCCCTTGAGCATCCGCATCTTTTTTCTGACTTCTCTTTTGAAGAAAGCTCTTCTTCTTCAATAGCTAACCAACTTGCTGAAAAAGCGAAGGGCAATTACTTGATTTTAGCAAATGAAGAAGGACTGATGCGCCCGGATATGCTTTACCGTTATGAGCAAACTGTTCGCTTATTGCAGCATAAAGGACATTTGATCGTGTATGGAAAGGAAGCGCGCATTAACAAGCGCGGGCGTGTGGAAGATACCACAGAATCTACCAAACTAGAGTCTCTTGATTTACCTTACTTATTTTATAATTTTTACCATGGGGCGCTGCTGATTTCGAAAAACCTATGGCAAAAACTAGAAGGCTTCGATGAAGCTTATGAAGGGGCTGCTCTTTATGATTTAATTTTAAGAGCGGGAAAAGAGCAGTGCCATTTTGTTAAAGTTCCCGTGCTTCTTTCCTTAATTAGAGAGGATAGATTAACAGAGGAGAAGCAGCTGAGTGATTGTCAAGCCGCTATGCACGCTTTTAAAACCTATTTAAGTAATTCAGGGCTTTCTTGGCAAGTTTCTCCTGGCTATTTTTGGGGATCTTTGCGAGCTGAGCCAAGTTTAGAGATCCTTCCACACGTTCATGTCATCATCCCTTATAAAAATCAAAAAGACCTTACACTTAATGCGATTCATCATATTTTAAGGCAAAAAAATGTTAAGGTTGTGGTCACTGCTGTTGACAATCGCAGCGAGGATCTCTCCATTAGAGAGGAGATCAGAAAATTAGGCTGCGAAGTTTTGGCTATCAATGAACCCTTTAATTATTCGCGATTAAATAATTTAGCTGTGCAGTATTCTCAAGTTGGCCATGAGTGCGATCTCCTATTTTTTATGAACAACGATGTCGATTTAGAGGAAAATGCCCTCTTGGAAATGTGCCGATGGATTCATCAGCCTCGAATTGGAACGGTGGGTTGCCGCTTGCACTACCCGGATGGCTTATTGCAATGCGGGGGTGTTGATATCAATCTAGAATGGCCGAAACGCTACACAGGATGGGATATCCTACAAAAAAAATTGCCTTTTCAGGATTTGGATATTCAGAGAATTTTGCGTATTAGCGATGGAGTAAATGGGGCAAGCCTCCTTATTCGAAAGGCATTATTTTTAGAGATCGAGGGATTTGATGAAATTTGGTATCCTATTGCACATAGTGATACAAATCTTTCTGCCAAAATAAAAAACAAAGGCCTTCTTAACTTCTATACGCCCTTTGCTTATGGTGTGCATCACGAAACTGTAACGCGCGAGGTCAGCTTTATGGAAGATTATGAGAACTCTGCATGGTTAGATGAACAGTATTTTAGCGCCAAATCTTTAATAGGAGCATAA